The genomic DNA AAACGTAGATACCGTCTTCTTTTGCTTCTACCGCAGTCACTTTAGTTTCAAGCATTAGCTTGAACTTGTTTTTAATGCGTTTAGTGAAGACTTTAACAATGTCTTTATCAGCTGCAGGGATAACTTGATCAAACATCTCTACAACGTCAACTTTAGAACCTAGAGAGTGATATACCGTACCCATTTCAAGACCGATGATACCGCCGCCCATGATAAGCAGTTTCTCTGGTACTTCTTTCAGTTCAAGTGCATCCGTAGAATCCCAAATACGTGGATCTTCATGTGGGATAAATGGCAGTTTAATTGGGCGAGAACCCGCTGCGATGATGGCATTGTCAAAAGTCACTGTAGTAGACTCTTCACCACCTTCAACTTGAATGGTGTTAGGACCGGTAAATTTACCGTAACCGTTAACAACCGTTACTTTACGCATCTTAGCCATGCCATTAAGGCCGCCAGTAAGTTGATCTACTACTTTTTCTTTCCAGATACGAATCTTGCTGATGTCTGTGGTTGGTTCACCAAAAACAACACCGTGTTCAGCCATCGCTTTTGCTTCTTCGATAACTTTAGCAACGTGAAGAAGTGCTTTCGATGGGATACAACCCACGTTCAAACAAACACCACCTAAAGTGCTGTAGCGTTCAACCAGTACCGTTTCAAGACCTAAATCTGCGCAACGGAAAGCGGCAGAATATCCAGCAGGACCAGAACCAAGTACTACAACTTGGGCTTTAATTTCTTTGCTCATTTTGACCTCTTGTAGTCATTATCCCTAACAGGCTAATTGGGTATGTCCGTCACCTCAGTTTACAAAGTTGTAAACTAAGAGAAAACTAATTCCATTTAGGCTGTGAGCCATACAACAAATCGACGCATCTTATCTCAGATTTTGTCTAGTGTTGTTAATAAATTGCGATAAATATCACCCCTAATGTAAATAAGCTATTGCCAACACTAGGAGTGATAAAAGCAGCTCTTACGAGCTGCTTTAGATTGTTACATTACTAAACGACGAATATCGCTTAAGCACTGGTTCAAGAAGGTAATGAAACGTGCACCTTCTGCACCATCAATCACTCGGTGATCGTAAGATAGAGACAATGGAAGCATTAGGCGAGGAACAAATTCACTGCCGTTCCAAACTGGCTTCATCTCAGACTTAGATACACCTAGAATACCCACTTCTGGAGCATTAACAATAGGAGTGAATGCAGTACCACCAATGCCACCTAGGCTAGAGATAGTGAAACAACCACCTTGCATGTCAGCTGCAGTAAGCTTACCTGAGCGTGCTTTCTTAGAAATAGCGGACAATTCTGCAGATAGCTCGTAGATACCTTTCTTGTTCACGTCTTTAAAGACAGGAACAACAAGACCGTTCGGTGTATCTACCGCGATACCTACGTTCACGTATTTCTTAAGAATGATGCTTTCGCCATCTTCAGAAAGAGATGAGTTAAATGCAGGGAACTCTTCTAGCGCTTTAGCTACGGCTTTCAAGATAAACACAAGTGGTGTGATCTTGATACCAGAGTCTTTCTTCGCTTCAAAAGCGTTCTGTTCTTTACGGAACTTCTCAACTTCAGTGATATCGGCATTATCCCACTGTGTAACATGCGGGATCATTACCCAGTTACGGTGCAGGTTAGCGCCAGAAATTTTCTTAATTTTAGACAGTTTCTGGATTTCAGTTTCACCAAACTTGCTAAAGTCCACTTTTGGCCAAGGTAGTAGACCAAGTGCACTGCCGTCGCCTTTACCCGATGCAGCCGCACCAGACTCTAGACGTTTAAGGGCATCTTTAACAAACGTTTGCACGTCTTCTTTTAGAATGCGGTTCTTACGGCC from Vibrio rarus includes the following:
- the lpdA gene encoding dihydrolipoyl dehydrogenase, producing the protein MSKEIKAQVVVLGSGPAGYSAAFRCADLGLETVLVERYSTLGGVCLNVGCIPSKALLHVAKVIEEAKAMAEHGVVFGEPTTDISKIRIWKEKVVDQLTGGLNGMAKMRKVTVVNGYGKFTGPNTIQVEGGEESTTVTFDNAIIAAGSRPIKLPFIPHEDPRIWDSTDALELKEVPEKLLIMGGGIIGLEMGTVYHSLGSKVDVVEMFDQVIPAADKDIVKVFTKRIKNKFKLMLETKVTAVEAKEDGIYVSMEGKKAPAEAERYDAVLVAIGRVPNGALIDAEKAGIEVDERGFINVDKQMRTNVAHIHAIGDVVGQPMLAHKGVHEGHVAAEVISGKKHYFDPKVIPSIAYTEPEVAWVGKTEKEAKAEGLNYEVSTFPWAASGRAIASDCADGMTKMIFDKDTHRVIGGAIVGTNGGELLGEIGLAIEMGCDAEDIALTIHAHPTLHESVGLAAEVFEGSITDLPNKKAVKKK